The following proteins are co-located in the Primulina tabacum isolate GXHZ01 chromosome 11, ASM2559414v2, whole genome shotgun sequence genome:
- the LOC142518160 gene encoding high mobility group B protein 13-like has translation MAAATAQMLVAADPALSKKGRSRKALKQKNPSSNDSSINIVPAEAPPPESSVGKENGRGFSQKKTRKGDPKAKQKQSSEESCFERELREMQENLEKLKIEKEQTEEMLKAREESLKQKDQEQEKLKMEIKKLQKIKEFKPTMAFPIGISLKGEDQEKKDKKKVDPVKKKPSPPYVLWCKDQWKEVKKANPDADFKTMSNLLGTQWKTITEEEKRPYEETYQAEKEIYLKIMGNEKRQHEAMKLLEEEQKQKAAMELLEQYLEFKQETEEENKKKSKKERDPLKPKKPLSAYFIFSNARREALLKENKNVLDVARITGEEWQNMKEKQKAPYEQMAMKNKEQYMQEMESYKQKKDEESENLRKQEDELMKLQKQEAMQLLKKKEKTENLIKKSKAKCQKEKGEKNADPNKPRKPASSFLLFRNEAMKKLAEERPGINKSTLIALISVKWKDMNEDEKQIWNHKAGEAMEVYKKEMVEYNKKLEAEGETN, from the exons ATGGCAGCTGCTACTGCTCAAATGCTGGTCGCCGCCGATCCTGCACTTTCAAAGAAAGGGAGGTCTAGGAAAGCACTTAAGCAAAAAAACCCATCATCAAATGATTCGAGCATAAACATTGTTCCGGCTGAGGCTCCACCCCCGGAAAGTTCTGTCGGGAAAGAGAATGGAAGGGGTTTCTCCCAGAAAAAAACAAGGAAAGGGGATCCTAAGGCGAAGCAGAAACAGTCGTCGGAAGAGTCTTGTTTCGAGAGAGAATTGCGAGAAATGCAGGAAAATCTTGAGAAATTGAAGATCGAGAAGGAGCAGACGGAGGAAATGCTGAAGGCTAGGGAGGAGTCTCTGAAGCAGAAGGATCAGGAGCAGGAGAAATTGAAAATGGAAATCAAGAAGTTGCAGAAGATCAAGGAGTTTAAGCCCACCAtg GCATTCCCGATCGGGATTTCGCTCAAAGGTGAAGATCAAGAAAAGAAAGACAAGAAGAAGGTGGATCCGGTGAAGAAGAAGCCGTCTCCTCCTTATGTACTTTGGTGCAAAGACCAGTGGAAGGAG GTAAAGAAAGCTAATCCAGATGCAGATTTCAAAACTATGTCGAATCTCTTAGGGACACAATGGAAGACAataactgaagaagaaaagaggcCTTATGAAGAAACTTACCAAGCTGAGAAGGAAATTTACTTAAAAATCATGGGAAATGAGAAGCGCCAACACGAGGCAATGAAGCTCTTGGAAGAAGAACAGAAACAGAAAGCAGCTATGGAGTTGCTTGAACAATATCTCGAGTTCAAACAGGAAACAGAGGAAGAAAACAAGAAGAAATCAAa GAAGGAGAGAGATCCTCTGAAACCAAAGAAACCGTTGTCAGCATATTTCATTTTCTCCAATGCGCGTCGCGAAGCTTTGTTAAAAGAGAACAAAAATGTTTTGGAT GTTGCGAGAATTACTGGGGAGGAATGGCAGAACATGAAAGAGAAACAAAAGGCACCATATGAACAG ATGGCAATGAAAAACAAGGAACAGTACATGCAAGAAATGGAATCATACAAGCAGAAGAAAGATGAAGAATCTGAAAATCTTAGAAAGCAAGAGGACGAACTAATGAAGCTTCAGAAGCAAGAAGCGATGCAACTGCtaaaaaagaaagagaaaacAGAGAATCTGATTAAG AAATCGAAAGCCAAATGCCAGAAAGAAAAGGGTGAAAAGAATGCTGATCCTAACAAACCAAGGAAGCCCGCATCTTCATTCCTACTCTTCAG GAATGAGGCCATGAAGAAATTGGCTGAAGAGCGGCCTGGAATCAACAAGTCCACTCTCAttgctctcatctctgtcaaatGGAAG GATATGAATGAGGATGAGAAGCAAATCTGGAACCATAAAGCTGGAGAAGCCATGGAAGTATACAAGAAAGAAATGGTAGAATACAACAAGAAATTGGAAGCCGAAGGCGAAACCAATTAG
- the LOC142517624 gene encoding uncharacterized protein LOC142517624, with translation MTKHHRWKGSMRSLVSHMDAEKEDRLKWEKIEIENTVERLLKLTKSIGNGNKEAKMRKKSEATQLIQDFHKQYESLYSLYEDLRGEVKKKLSARDDDDESSSSSSSSVSDSDTFYTPEELNLKNDEKVCNSTVGGSREFVTPDLEYTTILKDKLTSTSEVKKMSEFEEYGNVAKDLSVGDEQEEIYTGQMVMKMRDLEGEVSRLKVENGSLLLKLRETQDRVELKSKAVSKMENEVSRLELMFKESEISHLARIGELEGHRDILQTEKGELMEEQDRSKGSLLEQVESLKKEVVCVKTEKSVLEMKFNNQLEEKTGSSTVDIQGLEFEIDSLNVKKGELEEQILKMNREMYESVLEKQELNAKISELQTDLTKSENELSAQENEFHICRDETSAQIAFLTDHNKNIEGKFQALEDEKSCLEMELEALKNDKKRLEIDIEKEKQATLELEDMINTLKNEGKNAQIKFNDPKLSNQLIERKMEEMAEEFRKQFEDKYRILSRRIRVAEQIHVENKECYQRTAQENKFLKERVNKTELGLRLVKDISLHADDVLTMLDSVALRFEECTGNFLNRISKASCELKFSKDWTMRKNKALKNVKDDLDCLLAQLDEKESEILMFREKVWKSENKIRELEKMIKEKEEGMVGLEEEKREAIRQLCVWIDYHRSRSDYYKKMLSEVNSRSRRAT, from the exons ATGACGAAGCATCATCGTTGGAAAGGGTCGATGAGGTCTTTAGTGTCTCACATGGATGCAGAGAAAGAAGATCGGCTAAAATGGGAGAAAATAG AGATTGAGAATACAGTGGAGAGGCTTTTGAAGCTAACTAAAAGTATAGGCAATGGCAACAAAGAAGCAAAGATGAGGAAAAAGTCAGAAGCAACACAACTCATTCAAGATTTTCACAAGCAATATGAATCCCTTTACTCCCTTTATGAAGATTTGAGAGGAGAAGTGAAGAAAAAACTCAGTGCacgagatgatgatgatgaatcTTCTTCGTCGTCCTCTTCTTCTGTCTCTGATTCCGACACATTCTATACTCCAGAGGAATTGAATCTTAAGAATGATGAAAAAGTTTGCAATAGCACTGTGGGAGGGAGCAGGGAATTTGTGACCCCGGATTTGGAATACACCACAATCTTGAAGGATAAACTGACATCTACTAGTGAAGTGAAGAAGATGTCAGAGTTTGAAGAATATGGAAATGTAGCCAAGGATTTGAGTGTTGGAGATGAGCAGGAAGAGATTTACACGGGGCAGATGGTGATGAAAATGAGGGATTTGGAGGGAGAGGTTTCAAGGTTGAAGGTTGAAAATGGATCCCTTCTCTTGAAATTGAGAGAGACGCAAGATCGAGTTGAGTTGAAGTCGAAAGCAGTTTCTAAAATGGAGAATGAAGTCTCAAGGCTTGAGCTTATGTTCAAAGAAAGTGAGATTAGTCATCTGGCAAGAATTGGAGAGCTTGAGGGACATAGAGATATTCTGCAGACTGAGAAAGGTGAATTGATGGAAGAACAGGATCGATCCAAGGGAAGTCTGTTGGAGCAAGTTGAATCCCTGAAGAAAGAagtggtgtgtgtaaaaactgAGAAAAGTGTGTTAGAGATGAAATTCAATAACCAATTGGAGGAAAAAACTGGAAGTTCTACGGTTGATATTCAAGGTTTAGAGTTCGAGATCGACTCTTTAAACGTTAAGAAAGGTGAATTGGAAGAGCAGATATTGAAAATGAATCGAGAAATGTATGAATCTGTGTTGGAAAAACAGGAGTTGAATGCAAAGATTTCTGAACTTCAAACAGATCTAACGAAGAGCGAAAACGAGCTATCGGCCCAAGAAAATGAGTTTCATATTTGCCGAGATGAAACGTCAGCTCAGATTGCATTTTTGACAGATCACAACAAGAATATTGAAGGGAAATTTCAGGCCTTAGAAGATGAGAAATCCTGTTTGGAGATGGAGTTGGAGGCCTTGAAAAACGATAAGAAACGACTCGAAATTGACATTGAAAAGGAAAAACAAGCGACATTGGAATTGGAGGATATGATAAACACATTGAAGAATGAAGGCAAAAACGCCCAAATCAAGTTCAACGACCCCAAATTGAGCAACCAGCTCATCGAAAGGAAGATGGAAGAAATGGCAGAAGAGTTCAGAAAACAATTTGAGGACAAATACAGAATCTTGAGCAGGAGGATAAGGGTAGCGGAACAGATACACGTCGAGAACAAAGAGTGCTACCAAAGAACAGCTCAAGAAAACAAGTTCCTCAAAGAAAGGGTCAATAAAACCGAGCTAGGACTGAGACTCGTTAAGGACATATCTTTACATGCCGATGATGTCCTAACTATGTTAGACTCGGTGGCACTGAGATTCGAGGAATGCACTGGAAACTTCCTGAACCGGATATCGAAAGCCTCGTGCGAGCTGAAGTTTTCGAAAGATTGGACTATGAGGAAGAACAAAGCTTTGAAAAATGTAAAAGACGATCTTGATTGCTTGTTAGCACAGCTCGATGAGAAGGAATCTGAGATACTTATGTTCAGAGAAAAGGTGTGGAAATCGGAGAACAAGATAAGGGAATTGGAGAAGAtgataaaagaaaaagaggaGGGAATGGTGGGACTTGAGGAAGAGAAGAGGGAGGCGATAAGACAGCTTTGTGTTTGGATTGATTACCACCGCAGCCGTTCGGATTATTACAAGAAAATGCTGTCTGAAGTGAATTCAAGATCAAGGAGGGCAACTTGA